tatcctttagtaatggggactgcctcattaaaaaccttgtcaagaaaaacccaatggaaaaaaacctgaccaaggaaaaaagagtacagtctccccctcttgccgacattattttatatctcgaaatcggcgcatcccaatctgatgtatcaatctttcaaaagaagattttgggagtgactttgtgaataaatctgccagattatcacttgaacgggtctgttggacatcaattgtcccttgattttgaagatcatgagtgaagaagaatttgggagaaatgtgCTTTGTTCTATCGCCTTTAATGTATCCGCTTTTAAGTTGAGTAATGCAtgatgtattatcttcaaacaggacagttggagctatcttatgatcaatcagtccacatgatgacaaaatatattgaatcagactcctcagccaaaaacactcgcgactaacttcatgaatcgccagtatttcagcatgattggagaaggttgctgctatcgtttgtttcgtggacctccatgatatagttgttccaccatatgtaaacagatatcatgtttgagatctccctttatgtagatcagacaagtagccagcatctgcatagccaactggttgtgacttggatccatagggataaagcaatcccatatcaaccgttccatgaagatatcgaaagatttgcttgattccactccaatgtcttctggttggagagaaactataccttgctagtaaattcaccgcgaatgatatgtcaggtcgcgtattattagcaagatacattagcgctccaattgcactaagatatggtacttcaggaccaaggatatcttcattctcttctttaggacagaattgatctttctccacatccaaagatcttacgatcattggggtacttaatggatgtgatttatccatataaaatcttttcaagatcttctttATGTATGTcgcttgatgaataaagatcccattttttgtatgctcgatctgcagaccgagacaaaatttagtccttccaagatctttcatctcaaactcttctttcagagtttttataattgttggaatctcttcaggagtcccaatgatatttaaatcatcaacttacacagcaattataatgaatccagatgcggttttctttatgaaaacacatggacagatatcatcattcttgaatccatttttggctagatactcagtaagacgattataccacattcatccagattgctttaggccatataaagatctttgcaatttgactgagtataacccttgcgaatattcattggatggtttagatatctttaatccttcagggactttcatatagatatctctatctaatgagccgtataaataggctattaccacatccattaaatgcatatgtagtttatgatatgcagataaactgaccaaataatgcaatgttatcgcatccactacaggggaatacgtttcttcataatctataccgggcctttgtgaaaaaccttgtgccacaagtcgggctttatagcgcacaacttcatttttctcatttcgttttctcacaaatacccatttgtatccaacaggttttacatctgcaggtgtacggactataggtccaaagacttcatgttttgcaagtgagtctaattcagccttcatggctgctttccattttggccaatcatttctttgtcgacattcttcaactgatcttggctcaagatccttattttcatgcatgatattcaatgccacattatatgcaaatatttcattgacaattgtcttatttcggtcccatttctctcctgtaaatacataatttatcgagatctcatcattttcataattttcaggtacctgaacgtcttctgacgttatatcagaattttggacaactgcaggtgtctttactatgtctttttcaacatgaatattatttacctcttttctctttcgaggatttttgtctttggaaccgacaggcctgccacgcttctggcgtgtatttgcttccgtGGCTATTtgccctactgggacatcaattcgaattggggcattttctaccctgccacgcttctggtgtgaatttgcttcagtggctacttgtcctattgGGACGTCAATTCGAATtgaggcattttccgctggtatgtaagatttggttatcctctttgtatcagaaaatgcatcaggcaattcatttgctattctttgcaaatgtataattttttgaacttctagttcacattgccctgatcgaggatctaaatgcatcaacgatgatgcattccaattaagttccttttcaggaagcttactctctccccctaatgttggaaattttgattcatcaaaatgacaatccgcaaaccgggctttaaacacatcaccagtttgtatctcaagatacctcactatagagggagaatcatatccaacatatatccccaattttctttggggtcccattttggtgcgattaggtggtgcaatgggaacatatatcgcacacccaaatattcttaaatgggaaacatttggctgctggccaaaagctaattgtataggagagaattgatgataactcgttggcctcaaacgaataagtgatgCGGTATGTAAAATAGCAttcccccaaaccgaggttgggagatttgttctcataagtaagggtctagcaattaattggaggcgcttaataagtgattctgctaactcattttgtgtgtgaacataagctactggatgttcaacacttattccattagctatacaataagcatcaaaaacttgggaagtaaattcaccagcattatcaaggcaaattgctttgattggattttctggaaattgtgcttttaatcgaataatttgagccagtaatctcgcaaacgccaggttgcgagaagataataagcacacatgtgaccatctcgaagatgcgtctatcaacaccataaaatatctaaaagatccacatggtggataaataggtccacatatatcaccttgaatcttttctaggaattcaggggactcaaatccaatctttactggtgatgactttaaaattaacttcccttgagaacatgcagcacaacaaaattcactagatttaagaatcttctgattCTTTAGTGAATAgatttttcaataattctcctcatcatggttgttcccggatgacccaatctatcatgccaagttatgaattcatttgggctggtaaacttctggtttacaatggcatgtgattcaattgcactaatcttggtataatacaacccagataaAAGTGGGGGTAACTTTTATAATATagtctttttatttaaatcatgagttgtgatacataaatacccatgattttcctcattatttcaatatgatatccatttcggcgaatatctttgaaactcaacaaatTCCTCAGAGACttagtagataatagtgcattatttattataaattttgttcctccaggaaacaaaattatagctcttccggagctttctatcacattgcctgagccaataatagtattaacatattcttcttttggcacaagatgggtaaaatatatatcacttttaagaatagtgtgcgaacttgcactatccgcaaggcaaatatcttcagaatatgtccttgccatttttcttcaaaaacaaatgataataataataaaatgagtagaagtacatgcacattaaaattattcatatgaATACTtagcaaacacacacacacacacacacacacatatatatatatatatatatcaaactattccatcattgatcaaatagtcaatatttccttcagaaaattagatacatcataatgagtggtagaattttcatcatttgaaacaaaatttgtttcctttcctttgtcatcctttttcaaggatgcttgataaagatcaactaggtgccttggggtacgacaggtacgtgaccaatgaccctttccaccacaatggAAGCATTtctcctctgttgatttattctgcccgatattcctttctttatcccacttctggtgagatcctctcttttgaacataattctttttccttccataatttttcttgttattaaaagcttgccatttacctcttctggggtaatgatttgccgcatttacttcaggaaatggggcagcgccagctgggcgcgcttcatgatttttcaataacaactcattgttgcgttcggcaacaagaaggcaagaaattaactcagaatattttttaaaccctttttctcgatactgctgctgcaggagcacattcgaggcatggaaggttgagaaagttttctccaacatatcatgatcagttattttttccccacacaatttcattcatgaggtgattcgaaacattgcagaattatattcatttatagatttaaaatcttgtaaacgcaaatgcgtccattcatatcgggcctgAGGAAGTATTACCGTTTTCTGATggttatacctttcttcaaggtctttccaaagatctgcaggatcttttaatgtgagatatttatttttcaatccttcgtcaagatgacgacggagaaaaatcatggctttagctttatccttctgggatgcattattttcagccttaatggtatctccaagatccattgaatcaagatggatttcagcatctaatatccatgataaataattgtttccagatatatcaagagcattgaattcaagatgagagagtttcgacataatgaaaatattaCCTGAGTCTTTCTAaagatttgatcagagtctcgtgctgataacgtgttgtaaaataaataaaagatatataaaataaagatgcataaatagaagactctattattaatataattagctcaataatatttatatatatataataatattatatgttgtattgtgtatatatatacaaagataagaaaaagtattaaaaataaagagagagagaattgcatttgtttattgttactatctcaatataataaagatggttaatattgctattaatattatatgtaaagagtaatagaaaatagaatttaaaatacttataaaataaaagaagagaaagaattgtaataGTAGTATAAGGAGAAGGgtatttgattgcaacataaaAGGGAATCGATTTCTTATTATTTGGTTGTGTGtagtaagagaaaagaaaataagtgCTTTAtagtaagaaagagagagagggaatatATTAGTTACATTATTGCTGTGTGTTGTATGAAATGCATCAGATGATGccttctatttatacatgtaaAATGTATTCATTTTCAACCTTCATTTAATTAAGTCATCCTTGATAAAGAGAGGTTCTTTGAAAATGGGCATCCAACTCGTCCCTTATCacaacattaattaattttttaacataatttttttataataatatatttttattgccTAACAGTTAGTCGCACAAATTCATCAACTATCTATCTCTTAGCATATGTAGATGACATAGTCTTCTGATTAGGTAAGGTTAATCATGGAATTCAGTTCACTAAGTCTTTTGATTTTTGTCTTCTTGCCTTTGCAGATGTAGATTGCATCTTCTTAAGCACGAATCTTATCTTCTGGAGTAGCAGAAAACAACAAGCTGCGAGTCGCTCTTCAACTGAAGCTGGGTATCGTTGCTTGGCAGACACGACAGCAGAACTTGCTTGGATTCAAAAACTGCTCTCTAAATTGAGAATGATATCCCCAGTTGCTCCAACATTGTTTTGTGATAACCTTGGAGCTGTTCTTTTAGCTGCTAATCCTGTCTTGCACAGCAGGAGTAAGCATTTCGTCATTTCGAAGTGGACCTTCATTTTGTGAGAGATCAAGTCAAGCAAGGGCGTTTGCACATTTTCTATATTCTATCACATGCTCAAGTTGTAGATATACTAACAAAACCTCTTCCTGAATCTTCATTCATTAAATTCATAAACAAACTACGGGTGCTTCCAATGCAAATCCCACCCTTAGTTTGAGGGGGAGGGGGGTATAGACAAGAATAATTACTTAGCAGTAACGTAATGCCTCTGCATATACTATATAAGCATACATCCCTTCTGTAATTGAGACAGATTAATAATAAATCAACATTTCATTTCTATTCCAAATTCTCTTCTCTGCCTTTTACTTCTACTCACTACAAGTTCTTGAACCATCTTCACGCACCATAAGTTATGATATGTTTAATTTTGTGATAGTTAGTTGATGtatgaaaatgaattaaaaagCAAAGCTAAGCTAGTGTAACTGGTGGTGCATGGCCCAGCGGGAAATGCAAGATGGATACGTAGAAAGAGTGGTATATGAGAGATTGAAACGTGTGAATATTACTTGGAAGTTGGAACCACCCAGTAAGCAGGGATGTTGCTGTTATAGGATCATGGGACAACTGGGAATGCTTATGCCATTGTTAAAGCACTTCCTACAGGAAATGAGCCTTCAGTAATCTGAAgggaatattatttatttatttatatatattatatacaaatacaatacaTATTCATCTGATGTTCTAGAATTGGCAGCAATGGTTAAACGGCACCTACTCCTCTCTTACATTATGTGCTGGGTATACCTACTTTATCTTTAATCTTTTCAGTCTTGCATAAACGCCTATCTTTCTATTTGAAATCATAACATACTATCAGGTGTCATCAACTATTCAACAGAGGAGTAAATCAAATAGCAAAAGTATCCATATAAACGATCCAAACACTTTGTGTGATTCATCTGTTACAATAAGAAAGGAATGAAAATATCTAATAGAGAAGTCTCTTATTAATTTTACAATCCGAGGGTTCTCAAGTGGTAGGAGTATGAGTATGAGTATGAGTATGATGTATCACCGAACAGGAACCTTAATCCAACCATTAGCAAAAGCAATGGCTAAGATCACAAAAGGAGTTGACATACCAAAGATGATGATGTAAGGAAGCGGTGTCTTCATTGGATTCTCTCCTTCCCTTTCTCCTGCTGTCTGCCAATACCTGCAAACATACATTATTCACACCGATCAACCTATGCCTATGTCACATCAAAATTAAGAAAACGAAAATGCGAAATGTTACTGTTGCGGCTCTTCATCCCTTGTTATGaatttcttcttccctcctttctTGCCTTCTTCATCTCCACCACCTGATAATTAATTATCATCTCAACACGAGAACAAGTCAGTGTGATTACATAAAAAGATATGGAAAGTAATTAAGTGAGTGTTACCGAGTTTTGCATGAACTTTGAGAGCAACAACATTTGGTGTGTTTCTGTGGGAGAAAGGGGCATAGAAAAGTGGAGAAAGTGATGATGGTGATTTTGGGAGAAATGAAGTTTTGCAGGGAAAAGGAGAGGACAGAGTCACATTGGCTGCCATTTCTTGAAGCTTTTGTTGAAGTATGAACTATGAAGTATGAACCATACCCTCTCTATCACATCCTACCTTATCTCCTGACTTGGTGTCCATACTCCATAATACGGTGGGGTACATTAGTTACAAGATTTAaatcatttattaaaaattaaacatatagaatatatttcttaaactaaaaaaattaaagtcacaaaaaaaaaactaaaaaaattaaaaaactaaaatacatTTATACTGACAAAGATTTTTATTGTGTTTATTCttcatattttataatatgtaatatatataaataacaaatTGTATTCATATGTAAATTttgatgttaattttttatatttgattttttttaatatttgactCTTACATTGCACTTATATAGAATTATGAGACTTTGTtggtattaaatttttaatttgtatattttaaaatttatattaaattatatttatatttaaattatttaattttgctattgtattaccaatttatatatttaaatgagATTATTGgtgttataattttaattattaatatattttttagattcatattaaaatatatttataattttgtgtatttatttataaatttatatattattttattttgattaaaccagtgaaatttttaaattaagaggTAAATATTAAATCGGTATTTGAAAGATTTTGACGCAAAATGgtacctgacttttgttattTACAAAAtagtctaaaaaattttaaaatttgacaaccGTGCCTCGCCAGAAGATGTCTATGGCGAGCACGATGCTAATATGATGATTTAGCAAAATCCTCCAAACCACTACAAAAATAGAACATTAGTAACAAAAactttgtaataaatttttttttgtgaccgaaataaattaaacaaagaaaaacaaaacaaacaaaacaaggaactgcttaaatagaggggcagtcccgtttaagactactcttaaactcttcccaaggtgaaagaagctccacatgcgaaagttgtaactttatcgccatctttgccatagtatctgccaccgtgtttgcatctctcataatcaaacgaaagtcaacacgccaattccaatgcatgatatctcttattttgagtaccaatggatcaataaacccaaaaccatcttgagtaacaagattaaatacttccacacaatccgtctcacaaataacatctcgttgacccacatcccaagctaagagatatcctctctaAATAGCAaataattctccttgaagaatactattactctcaatcattcccaaacaccccctttgccaactcccattacaatatctaataacacaagcaaaaccaacactatcacccgaaccaaaataactagcatcacaattaatcttaaaagtaccaatggatgggggattccaaaaaccatttagaataGAGGGAAgagacatacgttgtaattcaaaaatattcctaaacttcttttctgaagttaatgccagacaaatcactttttctggaggccaagtttcatgggaATTAAAtatgtcattattccttgctcgccatatccaccaaagacCCGAAAAaaacttgaacggatgctctctgctatgatacaagaaccagttcttcaaatccaaaggatgacaagaaatatccaacctatgccagacaagctgagcttttggacaatcccgaatacaatgtaaaaccgattcctggctagaaagacatcttggacacctatccgatgacgacatccctcttctaaagtgaaaacttgcagtaggaagagcctccacacaaccaagccaaaaacttatgcttttccagaacaagctgacgccaaagccaaagccaattctcccgctcctcccaaccaaacagttgcttacacaaccacaagtaaccattgcgtgagttatagactttggcagcagacccactccaataccaacccacttccggacctgcttgttcatctggattgtaagagagacttttcagattttgagataaaggagaataaagagtatccaaatgccacctaccaaccgactAAATATCTTGTATCCGAGTTTAAATTTAAGGATAATGCTAGGGAAACAATGGAATATGTGTACAATGGCTACAATGGATCCTTTAAAAGGCCCAATTTAGTTTAATAAAGTAAATTAGCCCATTAATAACCCTAATCGTTTTTAGATGTTTAGTTAACCATACCCCAAATTTTTACAAAATTACATTTTTTTCCTAAATCCCAATACAGTAAATTGAAACCCTTTTACCCCCTATTCCAAAACCCTTTCAAAGCTTGGTGAAAGGAAGACCCGTCAGCGCCGTCTGAGAAGGAAGACCCCTCATCTCCGGAAACGGCAACCACGGTAGGCGAAAAGGTTAGGGAACCGCACCCAACGTGGCCGTCAAGACCACCCAGTCGTGACCGCCCGAGAACGTCGCGTATAACACGCCGTGATCGTCCGAGAAACTCCGTGCTCCGCCTCTGATCAGATCCGAAGGGAGTGAGGCCGCTGAACATCCCACCGTCGTTGACCCGGAGTGTGTTCGCGGTGTGCCTCCGACCAGAGCTGAAGCATTTGAGCCGTTGCACTCGTGTGGGCACCCCGTCGCCGGTAAGTATCTGTAGTTGTTCATCTTCCAAACGGTTATAGCTGTTGCATGTCGTGTTAGAGATAGATATTGTTGATTATATGAGTGATTAACCATGGTAAGGAAGCTATGGGTTCGATGGTATCATCCCGGAGATTGTGGGCTAGGTAGTTCATTTACGTTGTTCTAATTCATGATGATTTAACTTTAGCGCGGGAAAGAACCGAAAAAGTTTGTTCGTTTTGATTTcatatcattttaaattaatttttttcctttttttgactGTATCTGTGTGGACCATGTGCATCTAATTTGTCGTTTTGTTGCTTGACCATTGTTGACTCTGCGTTGATATTATCTCGGATGGTTAGTTTAGTATGACTTTGGATGGTTAGTTTAGTATGATATTGGATGGTTagtcttgaaattttttttgactcTGCGTTGATATTATCTTGGATGGTTAGTTTAGTATGGTCATATTATTTTATGTTCTTCAAATTTTGTGAGGCGTGTCTTGATTTATCTTAGGTTTGTGCTGGGCATGTGTGGTTACTTAACATAACTCTGCATTTTGGAATTATTTTCCTGTCATCCAAATCAGTTTGGGGAAAGTTGATTTGCTTCtcttgattttttgaaatatctatTACATACTAATACCAATGACTTGTTTTTCAACCGTATAATTTTGAATTTCGTGGATATGTTACTTTCATATCTCGTTCTTTTTATGAGCTGAATATATGTGAAAACTGAAAAATGTTTCACTTCTTTCACATGCAATTAGAGGATGTTTTGCAGTTGAAGAAACTCTGATTTGTCATATAAGTATAACATGCTTAGTAATTATGTTTAAAGGATCAAAGTTTAAGG
The sequence above is drawn from the Arachis hypogaea cultivar Tifrunner chromosome 4, arahy.Tifrunner.gnm2.J5K5, whole genome shotgun sequence genome and encodes:
- the LOC112797200 gene encoding uncharacterized protein, which encodes MAANVTLSSPFPCKTSFLPKSPSSLSPLFYAPFSHRNTPNVVALKVHAKLGGGDEEGKKGGKKKFITRDEEPQQYWQTAGEREGENPMKTPLPYIIIFGMSTPFVILAIAFANGWIKVPVR